A stretch of Lathyrus oleraceus cultivar Zhongwan6 chromosome 6, CAAS_Psat_ZW6_1.0, whole genome shotgun sequence DNA encodes these proteins:
- the LOC127097848 gene encoding uncharacterized protein LOC127097848 → MADKPSRSLVLYGDGLARFINPSSSHNHHLHSLASLSSCGLLSLSHSPHPETEDQRIVTEFALLLDASSQIDDPPKQTLPHRFMGMKAAIFTNHSGLKSFSSNLGLSVIQLDEFLKQHTSESQDNDAVAAELLNLLGFQEGKVQDNSQFDIVFLHVGAGEKVDGSEENADVEWVDAFVGAIMRQAQPGSDVGSRLHLSVVMSYGKVLAEDESRFSVSKKVDEKDSCFSTLYPLQSYGMKGGVPRKDVRHHSPMLIAQLQYGVTRKDNAHKFSFQDFTESGGNLTIPADRLLHEIAFKLWKAPKYGA, encoded by the exons ATGGCAGACAAACCTAGCCGATCGCTGGTTCTATACGGTGACGGTTTAGCTCGTTTCATCAATCCATCTTCTTCACACAATCACCATCTCCACTCTCTCGCTTCTCTTTCTTCCTGCGGTTTATTGTCTCTTTCCCATTCTCCTCACCCAG AAACCGAGGATCAAAGAATTGTCACAGAATTCGCACTGCTTCTCGATGCATCATCCCAAATTGATGATCCACCAAAACAAACCTTACCTCATAG GTTTATGGGAATGAAAGCTGCTATATTCACCAACCATTCAGGGTTGAAATCTTTTAGTTCCAACCTCGGGTTAAGTGTTATTCAGTTAGATGAGTTTTTGAAACAACACACTTCTGAATCGCAAGACAATGATGCTGTCGCTGCTGAGCTTCTCAACTTGCTTGGTTTTCAAGAAGGGAAGGTTCAAGACAATAGCCAATTTGATATCGTGTTCCTTCACGTTGGAGCTGGTGAAAAGGTTGATGGAAGTGAAGAAAATGCTGATGTGGAGTGGGTGGATGCATTTGTTGGTGCAATAATGAGACAAGCGCAACCGGGATCGGATGTTGGTTCTCGGTTGCACTTGTCTGTTGTTATGAGCTATGGGAAGGTTTTGGCAGAGGATGAATCAAGGTTTTCAGTGTCAAAGAAGGTTGATGAGAAGGACTCTTGTTTCTCAACACTGTATCCTCTACAAAGTTATGGTATGAAAGGAGGAGTTCCTCGAAAGGATGTGAG GCACCATTCACCCATGTTAATTGCTCAACTGCAATATGGTGTGACTCGCAAGGATAATGCACACAAGTTTTCCTTCCAAGACTTCACAGAG AGTGGTGGAAATCTTACAATACCGGCAGATAGGTTGTTACATGAGATAGCCTTTAAGTTGTGGAAAGCTCCAAAATATGGAGCTTGA
- the LOC127097850 gene encoding hydroquinone glucosyltransferase, producing the protein MAKRIHIALVTIPAFSHQASMIEFSKNLIHHHNHFHITIIFPTIDSPLPSTLTLLKSLPSSITYIFLPPINKLNLPQNLSPAVQIQLAVSQSMPSFHTTISSLSQSSPVVALVSDPFANESLLVAKEFNLLSYIYFPPSAMTLSLFIHFPILDQQISSEFRDYHEAIQLPGCVPIHGIDLPEHFQDRSSLAYELILQRCKRFNLAHGFLVNSFMKMEEKTMKALEQQHKDSVFLVGPIIQNGSSQGSESSDLEYFKWLKKQNTNSVLYVSFGSGGTLSQEQVNRLAFGLELSGQNFLWVLRAPSDSSNEAYLGAKNDHDPLSFLPKGFLERTKEQGLVVPNWAPQTQILSHGSVCGFLTHCGWNSVLESIVLGVPMIAWPLFAEQKMNAVLLCEQVKVAMRLKFSEDGLVERDEIAKVVKGLMLDGTQNGIRERIQELKDAALDALKEDGSSTKAILQFGNRLERLVTDNY; encoded by the coding sequence ATGGCAAAAAGAATTCATATAGCACTAGTGACAATCCCAGCATTCAGCCACCAAGCTTCCATGATAGAATTCTCCAAAAATCTGATTCATCACCATAATCACTTCCACATAACCATCATCTTCCCAACAATCGATTCACCTCTCCCATCTACTCTCACTTTACTCAAATCTCTCCCATCATCCATCACCTATATTTTCCTCCCTCCAATCAACAAACTAAACCTCCCCCAAAATCTCTCCCCGGCAGTCCAAATCCAACTAGCAGTATCACAATCCATGCCATCTTTCCACACCACAATCTCATCACTATCTCAATCATCACCAGTTGTTGCTTTAGTTTCCGATCCTTTCGCAAACGAATCGCTTCTAGTAGCTAAAGAATTCAACCTTCTATCTTATATTTATTTCCCTCCTTCTGCTATGACACTCTCACTTTTCATCCATTTTCCAATACTTGATCAACAAATTTCATCTGAATTTAGAGATTACCATGAAGCTATTCAACTTCCAGGTTGTGTGCCTATTCATGGAATTGATTTACCTGAACATTTTCAAGATCGATCTAGTCTTGCCTATGAACTCATTCTCCAACGTTGCAAAAGATTCAATCTCGCTCATGGGTTTTTGGTTAACAGTTTCATGAAAATGGAGGAAAAAACAATGAAAGCCTTAGAACAACAACATAAAGATTCTGTTTTTCTTGTGGGACCCATTATTCAAAATGGGTCATCACAAGGTTCAGAGTCGTCAGATTTGGAATATTTCAAGTGGTTGAAGAAACAAAATACAAATTCTGTTTTGTATGTTTCATTTGGAAGTGGTGGAACACTTTCTCAAGAACAAGTTAACAGATTAGCTTTTGGATTAGAGTTAAGTGGTCAAAATTTTTTATGGGTTTTAAGAGCACCTAGTGATTCATCAAATGAAGCTTATCTTGGTGCTAAAAATGATCATGACCCTTTAAGCTTTTTACCAAAAGGGTTTCTAGAGAGAACTAAAGAACAAGGTTTGGTTGTACCTAATTGGGCCCCACAAACTCAAATTTTGAGTCATGGTTCAGTTTGTGGGTTTTTGACTCATTGTGGTTGGAATTCAGTGCTTGAGAGTATTGTGTTGGGTGTGCCTATGATTGCTTGGCCTTTGTTTGCTGAGCAAAAAATGAATGCTGTTTTGTTATGTGAGCAAGTTAAAGTTGCAATGAGGTTAAAGTTTAGTGAGGATGGTTTGGTTGAAAGAGATGAAATTGCTAAGGTGGTTAAAGGGTTGATGTTGGATGGTACACAAAATGGGATTAGGGAAAGGATTCAAGAGTTAAAAGATGCTGCTCTTGATGCTTTGAAAGAAGATGGCTCTTCCACTAAGGCAATTTTACAATTTGGTAATAGATTGGAACGACTTGTAACAGATAATTATTAG
- the LOC127097851 gene encoding protein REVERSION-TO-ETHYLENE SENSITIVITY1, producing MELKASYDIETPHSTQKILEHELWPLDPIDPKNAKFPCCLVWNPLPVVSWLAPFIGHVGICREDGAVLDFSGSYHVGVDDFAFGPVARYMKLDRRQCCFPPNLSAHTCKHGYRHAEYGTAITWDDALSKSLRHFESKTYNLFTCNCHSFVANCLNRLCYGGSMNWNMVNIGMLILFKGHWVDFWSIVRSFLPFAVVVCIGIFMVGWPFLLGLLSFSLLLIGWFLLGTYLVKSLLEC from the exons ATGGAGTTAAAGGCAAGTTACGACATCGAGACACCACATTCTACTCAAAAAATACTGGAGCATGAGTTGTGGCCGTTGGATCCAATTGATCCGAAGAATGCAAAGTTTCCGTGCTGTTTGGTTTGGAATCCACTTCCCGTTGTCTCATGGTTGGCACCCTTCATTGGTCATGTTGGAATTTGCAGGGAGGATGGAGCTGTTTTAGATTTTTCAGGATCATATCATGTGGGGGTGGATGATTTTGCATTTGGTCCAGTAGCAAGATACATGAAACTCGATCGGAGACAG TGTTGCTTCCCTCCTAACCTATCTGCGCATACATGCAAACATGGCTACCGGCATGCTGAATATGGAACCGCAATCACATGGGACGATGCCTTATCGAAAAGTTTGCGGCATTTCGAGAGTAAAACTTACAACCTTTTCACATGCAACTGTCACTCATTTGTTGCTAACTGTCTGAATAGGCTGTGTTATGGTGGATCAATGAATTGGAACATGGTAAATATAGGAATGTTGATACTATTCAAGGGGCATTGGGTTGATTTCTGGTCTATTGTAAGGTCTTTCTTGCCTTTTGCTGTGGTTGTTTGCATAGGTATTTTCATGGTTGGTTGGCCCTTCTTACTTGGGTTACTATCCTTCTCTTTACTCTTGATTGGGTGGTTTCTATTGGGTACTTACCTAGTCAAAAGCCTATTAGAGTGCTAA